Proteins found in one Nostoc sp. NIES-3756 genomic segment:
- a CDS encoding GDSL-type esterase/lipase family protein, with translation MSDSRQEIRICFIGESFVNGTGDPEFLGWTGRVCRNAESQKYAITYYNLGVRAETSRYLKERWRWEVSYRLPVEYDGRVVFSFGVNDSGWAGQKQGITLAESIANTRSILTQANQLYPTLMVGPPPCGDDDQETRNQTIAKFSQEFASVCQEIGVPYLDVFSSLVNSPVWLTEAKANDGAHPKANGYAEFAALVQNWEGWLNWFPAE, from the coding sequence ATGTCAGACTCTCGCCAGGAAATCAGAATTTGTTTTATTGGTGAATCCTTTGTCAATGGCACGGGTGATCCTGAGTTTCTGGGTTGGACTGGTAGAGTCTGCCGCAATGCTGAGTCCCAAAAGTATGCCATCACTTATTACAACTTGGGAGTACGGGCTGAGACGAGTCGGTATCTAAAAGAACGTTGGCGCTGGGAAGTCTCCTATCGTCTGCCTGTAGAGTACGATGGACGAGTGGTGTTTTCCTTTGGTGTCAACGATTCAGGCTGGGCTGGGCAAAAACAGGGAATTACACTAGCAGAGTCTATCGCTAATACTCGCAGCATTCTTACACAAGCAAATCAACTCTATCCTACTTTGATGGTCGGGCCGCCACCTTGTGGTGATGACGATCAAGAAACAAGAAATCAAACTATTGCCAAGTTCTCACAAGAGTTTGCTTCTGTTTGTCAAGAGATAGGTGTTCCTTATCTTGATGTATTTTCTAGTTTGGTGAACTCACCAGTTTGGTTAACAGAAGCAAAAGCCAATGATGGCGCTCACCCTAAAGCAAATGGTTATGCGGAATTTGCAGCGTTAGTACAAAACTGGGAAGGTTGGTTAAATTGGTTCCCGGCTGAGTAA